A window of the Halopseudomonas phragmitis genome harbors these coding sequences:
- a CDS encoding TAXI family TRAP transporter solute-binding subunit — MKRQSLATLFCAAIGYATLAATPAVAQQNFVTIGTGGQTGVYYVVGQSVCRLLNRNSSEHGIRCNAPSSGGSVANVNAIRGGEMDMGVVQSDIQYKAYAGVENFEAAGPYEGMRAMFALHGEPLTVVARRDAGITTVYDLKGKRVNIGNPGSGQRDTMDVVMASLGWTTRDFSLASELSAAEQAAALGDNNVDAMVYVAGHPNGSIQEATTTVDSVMVEVAGEEIDKLIEERPYYAKAIIPGGMYRGNDNDVATFGVRATLVTSTATSDEVVYQTVKAVFENFDRFKRLHPAFATLTEEQMIKEGLSVPLHDGAIRYYKERGWM, encoded by the coding sequence ATGAAACGTCAATCCCTCGCCACGCTGTTTTGCGCAGCCATCGGTTACGCCACCCTGGCGGCTACCCCGGCTGTAGCCCAGCAGAACTTCGTCACCATCGGCACTGGCGGCCAGACCGGCGTGTATTACGTAGTCGGCCAGTCAGTCTGTCGACTGCTGAATCGCAACAGCAGCGAGCACGGCATCCGTTGCAACGCCCCTTCAAGTGGCGGCTCGGTCGCCAACGTCAACGCCATTCGCGGCGGTGAAATGGACATGGGCGTAGTGCAGTCCGACATCCAGTACAAAGCCTATGCCGGAGTCGAAAACTTCGAAGCCGCCGGCCCCTATGAAGGCATGCGTGCCATGTTCGCCCTGCATGGCGAGCCGCTGACCGTTGTGGCCCGTCGCGATGCCGGCATCACAACGGTCTACGACCTCAAGGGTAAGCGGGTCAATATCGGCAACCCCGGCTCCGGTCAGCGCGACACCATGGACGTGGTGATGGCGTCACTGGGCTGGACAACCCGCGACTTCTCGCTGGCCTCCGAACTGAGCGCTGCCGAGCAGGCTGCGGCCCTGGGTGACAACAACGTCGATGCCATGGTCTATGTCGCCGGCCACCCCAACGGCTCGATTCAGGAAGCCACCACCACCGTCGACTCGGTCATGGTTGAGGTTGCGGGTGAGGAAATCGACAAACTGATCGAAGAACGCCCCTACTACGCCAAGGCTATCATTCCCGGCGGCATGTACCGCGGCAACGACAACGACGTAGCTACCTTCGGGGTTCGCGCCACACTGGTGACCTCTACCGCTACCTCTGACGAAGTCGTGTACCAGACAGTCAAGGCAGTGTTCGAGAATTTCGACCGCTTCAAGCGCCTGCACCCGGCCTTCGCTACCCTCACTGAAGAGCAGATGATCAAGGAAGGTCTTTCGGTACCTCTGCATGACGGCGCCATCCGCTACTACAAGGAACGCGGCTGGATGTAA
- the pyrC gene encoding dihydroorotase, with protein MTDRLTLIRPDDWHIHLRDGEVLKHSVADAGRVFSRAIIMPNLVPPVRDGQQADAYKARILAARPAGSQFEPLMVLYLTDQTTPEMVRAAKLQGQAVAAKLYPAGATTNSQSGVTALENIYPALEAMAEVGMLLLVHGEVTHAEVDIFDREKAFIDQQLVKVVERFPTLKVVFEHITTGDAVDFVRSASDQVGATITAHHLLYNRNHMLVGGIRPHFYCLPILKRQRHQQALGDAVVSGSNKFFLGTDSAPHARHAKEAACGCAGCYTAHAAIELYAEAFDELGALDKLEGFASLHGPDFYGLPRNTDQITLIREDWQAPNSLPLGDHEVVPLRAGETIHWRVI; from the coding sequence ATGACTGACCGCCTGACCCTGATCCGGCCCGATGACTGGCACATTCACCTGCGCGACGGTGAGGTGCTCAAACACAGCGTAGCTGATGCTGGCCGGGTTTTCTCTCGCGCCATCATCATGCCCAATCTGGTACCTCCGGTCCGTGATGGCCAACAGGCCGACGCCTACAAGGCCCGCATTCTGGCCGCCCGCCCGGCAGGCAGCCAATTCGAGCCGCTAATGGTACTGTACCTGACCGATCAGACCACCCCCGAGATGGTCCGTGCAGCCAAGCTGCAAGGTCAGGCCGTGGCCGCCAAGCTCTATCCGGCCGGCGCCACCACCAACTCGCAATCTGGCGTGACCGCCCTGGAAAACATCTACCCGGCGCTTGAAGCCATGGCTGAAGTAGGCATGCTGCTGCTGGTCCACGGTGAGGTTACCCATGCCGAGGTCGACATCTTCGATCGTGAAAAGGCCTTTATCGATCAGCAACTGGTCAAGGTGGTCGAGCGCTTTCCCACGCTCAAGGTGGTCTTCGAGCACATTACCACTGGCGACGCCGTTGACTTCGTGCGCAGCGCCTCGGACCAGGTCGGCGCCACCATCACCGCCCACCACCTGCTGTACAATCGTAATCACATGCTGGTTGGCGGCATTCGTCCGCACTTTTATTGCCTGCCGATTCTCAAGCGTCAGCGCCACCAGCAGGCTCTGGGCGATGCGGTCGTATCCGGTTCGAACAAGTTCTTCCTGGGGACCGACTCGGCTCCCCATGCCCGCCATGCCAAGGAAGCCGCCTGCGGCTGTGCTGGCTGCTACACTGCACATGCGGCCATCGAATTGTATGCCGAGGCCTTCGATGAACTCGGCGCCCTGGACAAGCTCGAAGGCTTTGCCAGCCTGCACGGCCCAGACTTCTACGGCCTGCCGCGCAACACCGATCAGATTACCCTGATACGTGAAGACTGGCAGGCCCCCAACAGCCTGCCGCTGGGTGATCATGAGGTGGTGCCGCTGCGCGCCGGTGAAACCATTCATTGGCGAGTCATTTGA
- a CDS encoding TRAP transporter permease — translation MSEPSTKREDLNTELEDLVATSDTGARKPRGIPGKLLVSIAAAWSLFQLWISSPLPFMVGFGVFNSTEARSIHLAFAVFLGFMAFPAFKRSPRDRVPLLDWILALLAAFCAAYLFLFYTDLARRPGSPTQVDVIVAVTGLVLLLEATRRALGPPLMIVALVFIVYSLAGPHMPGILAHRGVSLEALTNHQWLTTQGVFGIALGVSTSFVFLFVLFGSLLDKAGAGNYFIKVAFSLLGHYRGGPAKAAVVASGMTGLISGSSIANTVTTGTFTIPMMKRVGFPAEKAGAVEVASSVNGQIMPPVMGAAAFLMVEYVGISYVEVIKHAFLPALISYIALVYIVHLEAMKAGMQGLQSSNPQRPLLRKLIGFLTGLLLLMGLSFAVYYGLGWLKPLLGDAASWVIAGGLAVVYVSLLKLGARYPELELDDPNSPVVKLPQTKPTVMSGLHYILPVIVLIWCLMVERLSPGLSAFWATVFMIAIILTQRPLMALFRGRSKVVNDLLHGLDDLWQGLVSGARNMIGIGIATATAGIIVGAVSQTGVGLVLADLVEILSMGNLMLMLVLTAVLSLILGMGLPTTANYIVVSALLAPVIVTLGQQNGLIVPLIAVHLFVFYFGIMADVTPPVGLASFAAAAVSGGDPIRTGFQAFYYSLRTAALPFLFIFNTDLLLINVDFWHGILIFIVATIAMLIFAAATQGWLLVRSRWYENLLLLLVAFTLFRPGFWMDIIHDPYESVPPAQLAEVLNRVDDNSYLRMQVAGEDDIGNPRTFFLLVPVPDGTDGQERLDNLGLGLIQEDERTLVDMVNFGSLAAELGFQFDQEIIEVMAPVDRWAKEWMWIPGFLLFGLIVGLQWLRQRAHAPALP, via the coding sequence ATGAGTGAACCGAGTACCAAACGGGAAGACCTCAACACTGAACTGGAAGACCTGGTCGCCACCAGCGACACGGGTGCACGCAAACCCCGGGGGATCCCCGGCAAATTGCTTGTCAGCATTGCGGCCGCCTGGTCGCTTTTTCAATTATGGATTTCCTCGCCGCTGCCGTTCATGGTCGGCTTCGGCGTGTTTAACAGCACCGAAGCTCGCTCCATTCACCTGGCTTTCGCGGTGTTCCTGGGCTTCATGGCCTTCCCCGCCTTCAAGCGTTCCCCCCGTGACCGGGTACCGCTGCTGGACTGGATTCTGGCGCTGCTGGCTGCGTTCTGCGCAGCCTATCTGTTTCTGTTCTACACCGACCTGGCCCGCCGCCCGGGCAGCCCGACCCAGGTCGATGTAATAGTCGCCGTCACTGGTCTGGTGCTGCTGCTGGAGGCCACCCGCCGGGCGCTGGGGCCGCCGTTGATGATCGTCGCCCTGGTGTTCATCGTCTATTCGCTGGCCGGCCCGCACATGCCGGGGATTCTGGCGCACCGGGGCGTGAGCCTGGAGGCGCTGACCAACCATCAATGGCTCACCACCCAAGGGGTATTCGGGATTGCCCTGGGGGTGTCGACCAGTTTCGTGTTTCTGTTCGTGCTGTTCGGCTCACTGCTGGATAAGGCTGGTGCCGGCAATTACTTCATCAAGGTAGCCTTCTCGCTGCTTGGTCACTACCGAGGCGGGCCGGCCAAGGCAGCCGTAGTGGCCTCGGGCATGACCGGGCTGATCTCCGGCTCCTCGATCGCCAATACCGTGACCACCGGCACCTTCACCATCCCAATGATGAAGCGGGTTGGCTTCCCGGCGGAAAAGGCCGGCGCAGTCGAGGTGGCGTCATCGGTCAATGGCCAGATCATGCCGCCGGTCATGGGCGCCGCCGCCTTTCTGATGGTCGAGTATGTCGGCATTTCCTATGTCGAAGTGATCAAGCATGCCTTCCTGCCGGCGCTTATTTCCTATATCGCCCTGGTCTACATCGTCCACCTGGAAGCGATGAAGGCCGGCATGCAGGGGCTGCAGAGCAGCAATCCGCAGCGCCCGCTGCTGCGCAAGCTGATCGGTTTTCTCACCGGCCTGCTGTTGCTCATGGGGCTGTCGTTTGCGGTCTATTACGGACTGGGCTGGCTCAAGCCGCTGCTCGGCGACGCCGCCAGCTGGGTAATTGCCGGTGGCCTGGCAGTGGTTTATGTCAGTCTGTTGAAACTCGGCGCACGCTATCCGGAACTGGAGCTGGACGACCCCAACTCGCCAGTGGTCAAACTGCCGCAGACCAAGCCTACGGTAATGTCCGGGCTGCACTACATCCTGCCGGTCATCGTGCTGATCTGGTGCTTGATGGTCGAGCGCCTGTCACCCGGCCTGTCGGCCTTCTGGGCCACGGTGTTCATGATTGCCATCATCCTTACCCAGCGCCCGCTGATGGCTCTGTTCCGAGGACGCAGCAAGGTGGTCAACGACCTGCTGCACGGCCTGGATGATCTTTGGCAGGGTCTGGTATCAGGCGCGCGCAACATGATCGGCATCGGTATTGCCACTGCTACCGCCGGGATCATCGTCGGTGCGGTATCGCAGACCGGGGTCGGTCTGGTACTGGCCGACCTGGTGGAAATCCTGTCGATGGGCAACCTGATGCTGATGCTGGTACTGACGGCTGTGCTCAGTCTGATTCTCGGTATGGGCCTGCCAACCACCGCCAACTACATCGTGGTCTCGGCCCTGCTGGCACCGGTGATCGTCACCCTCGGCCAGCAGAACGGTCTGATCGTACCGCTGATCGCCGTACATCTGTTCGTGTTCTATTTCGGCATTATGGCTGACGTTACCCCTCCCGTAGGATTGGCCTCATTCGCAGCAGCGGCAGTGTCCGGCGGCGACCCCATCCGCACCGGCTTTCAGGCCTTCTACTACAGCCTGCGTACTGCGGCGTTACCATTCCTGTTCATCTTCAACACCGACCTGCTGCTGATCAACGTCGACTTCTGGCACGGGATACTGATCTTCATCGTCGCGACCATCGCCATGCTGATCTTCGCCGCTGCGACCCAGGGCTGGCTATTGGTACGCAGCCGCTGGTACGAAAATCTGCTATTGCTGCTGGTGGCCTTCACCCTGTTCCGCCCGGGGTTCTGGATGGACATCATTCATGATCCCTACGAGTCGGTGCCACCGGCGCAATTGGCCGAAGTGCTGAACCGGGTCGATGACAACAGTTACCTGCGCATGCAAGTGGCTGGTGAAGACGATATCGGCAACCCCCGTACTTTCTTCCTGCTGGTCCCGGTACCCGACGGCACTGACGGCCAGGAGCGGCTGGATAACCTGGGCTTGGGTCTGATTCAGGAAGATGAACGCACTCTGGTCGATATGGTCAACTTCGGTAGCCTGGCCGCGGAACTGGGTTTCCAGTTCGATCAGGAAATCATCGAGGTCATGGCCCCGGTTGATCGCTGGGCCAAGGAATGGATGTGGATACCGGGCTTCCTGCTATTTGGGCTGATTGTCGGCCTGCAATGGCTGCGCCAGCGTGCCCATGCCCCGGCACTGCCCTGA
- the rnt gene encoding ribonuclease T, which yields MSEFEFDPDLHEEQLNKGPKPPMAYRFRGFLPVVVDVETGGFNAATDALLEIAATTIGMDDEGLVYPDQTHFFRVEPFAGANIEASALEFTGIKLDHPLRMAVSEQHALGEIFKHVRKAVKSAGCKRAVLVGHNAFFDLGFLNAAVERCEIKRNPFHPFSCFDTATLGGLAYGQTVLAKACSAGGIDFDGREAHSARYDTEKTAELFCAIVNRWREMGGWPPV from the coding sequence GTGAGCGAGTTTGAGTTCGATCCCGACCTGCACGAAGAGCAATTGAACAAGGGGCCAAAGCCTCCCATGGCCTACCGGTTCCGGGGGTTCCTGCCAGTAGTGGTGGACGTTGAAACCGGCGGTTTCAACGCCGCCACCGATGCCCTGCTGGAAATTGCCGCGACCACCATCGGCATGGACGATGAAGGTCTGGTCTATCCAGACCAAACCCATTTCTTCCGGGTTGAACCCTTCGCAGGCGCCAACATCGAGGCCTCAGCCCTGGAGTTCACCGGCATCAAGCTGGATCATCCGCTGCGCATGGCGGTTTCCGAGCAGCATGCGCTGGGCGAGATTTTCAAGCACGTACGCAAGGCGGTGAAGTCCGCCGGCTGCAAGCGGGCGGTTCTGGTCGGGCACAACGCCTTCTTTGACCTGGGCTTTCTCAATGCCGCAGTCGAGCGCTGCGAGATCAAACGCAACCCGTTCCACCCGTTCTCCTGCTTTGACACCGCCACTCTGGGCGGCCTGGCCTATGGCCAAACCGTGCTGGCCAAGGCCTGTTCGGCTGGCGGCATCGATTTCGACGGCCGCGAGGCCCACTCGGCACGTTACGACACAGAAAAAACCGCCGAACTGTTCTGCGCCATCGTCAACCGCTGGCGTGAAATGGGCGGCTGGCCACCGGTCTAG
- a CDS encoding bifunctional protein-serine/threonine kinase/phosphatase: protein MSLQLRIDEASAAGPRKENQDAVRVVTPAPQLAASKGHLLALADGVSQCSDGGLAARATLQALALDYYSTPETWSVTQALERLLTAHNRWLRANGGGLPLLTTLTALVLRGRRYTLAHIGDCRAYLLRNGRLRKLTNEHVWEQPGMEHVLKRAMGLDEHPLIDYLDGELDEGDQLLLVSDGVWAYLNDQAIHDTLAANDAPGRCQRLIDLALANGGQDNASALLVGIDTLPDSSLDDALQPADERALPPRLKPDQQFEGWHVQRELGETRQSLLYRVKDGLGQPWLLKTLPPQRQDEPQACRELLQEEWFLRRVAGQSVPELHPLPERQHHYYVMREYAGQTLEQHKREHGLWSLALFQQLAPQLIKAVGLLHRRNLLHRDIKPDNLHLGDDGVLRLLDFGLAFCPGLSQWQTGNPPGTPSFIAPEAFAGAEPSPQQDLYATGVSLYYLLTGHYPYGEIEAFQRPRFGRPAPPSRYRHDLPGWVDECLLKALEPDPDKRYETAEEWLLALEQAERLPQPSRPLIEREPLVVWRAVALTSLALNLVLLMLLLR from the coding sequence ATGAGCCTGCAACTGCGCATTGACGAGGCCAGCGCCGCTGGTCCACGCAAGGAAAATCAGGATGCTGTGCGGGTGGTTACCCCCGCACCGCAGCTGGCGGCCAGCAAGGGCCACCTGCTGGCCCTGGCCGATGGCGTGAGCCAATGCAGCGATGGCGGCCTGGCCGCCCGTGCCACCCTACAGGCTCTGGCGCTGGACTACTACTCCACACCGGAAACCTGGTCGGTCACTCAGGCGCTGGAGCGTCTGCTGACCGCCCACAATCGCTGGTTGCGAGCCAATGGCGGTGGCCTGCCGCTGCTGACTACCCTGACCGCCCTGGTGCTGCGCGGGCGTCGTTATACCTTGGCCCATATCGGTGACTGCCGGGCCTATCTGCTGCGCAACGGTCGACTGCGCAAGCTGACCAATGAGCATGTCTGGGAACAACCGGGCATGGAACACGTGCTCAAACGGGCGATGGGATTGGATGAACACCCGCTGATCGATTACCTGGATGGCGAACTCGACGAAGGCGATCAGCTGTTGCTGGTCAGCGATGGGGTATGGGCCTATCTCAACGACCAGGCAATCCATGACACCCTGGCTGCCAACGACGCCCCCGGCCGCTGTCAGCGGCTGATCGATCTGGCCCTGGCCAATGGCGGGCAGGACAATGCCAGCGCACTGCTGGTCGGTATCGACACACTGCCTGACAGCAGCCTCGACGACGCCCTGCAACCGGCTGACGAGCGCGCCCTGCCGCCGCGCCTGAAACCCGACCAGCAGTTCGAGGGCTGGCATGTCCAGCGGGAACTGGGCGAAACCCGCCAGTCCCTGCTGTACCGGGTCAAGGATGGCCTCGGTCAGCCCTGGCTGCTTAAGACCCTGCCCCCTCAGCGTCAGGATGAACCACAGGCCTGCCGCGAACTGCTGCAGGAGGAATGGTTCCTGCGTCGGGTGGCCGGGCAATCGGTCCCTGAGCTGCATCCGCTGCCCGAACGTCAGCACCATTACTACGTGATGCGCGAGTACGCCGGACAGACCCTGGAGCAGCACAAGCGCGAGCACGGACTCTGGAGTCTGGCACTGTTCCAGCAACTGGCACCGCAACTGATCAAGGCCGTCGGCCTGCTGCACCGACGCAACCTGCTGCACCGCGACATCAAGCCGGACAATTTGCATCTGGGCGATGACGGCGTGCTGCGCCTGCTCGATTTCGGCCTTGCTTTCTGCCCCGGCTTGTCCCAGTGGCAGACCGGCAACCCGCCTGGCACTCCCAGTTTCATTGCTCCGGAAGCCTTTGCCGGGGCCGAACCCAGCCCGCAACAGGACCTGTATGCGACCGGCGTCAGTCTCTATTACTTGCTGACCGGGCATTACCCCTACGGCGAGATCGAGGCCTTCCAGCGCCCCCGCTTTGGCCGCCCCGCCCCACCCAGTCGCTATCGCCATGATTTGCCGGGCTGGGTCGACGAATGCCTGCTCAAGGCTCTGGAACCCGATCCTGATAAACGCTACGAAACCGCCGAAGAGTGGTTATTGGCTCTGGAACAGGCCGAGCGCCTGCCCCAGCCCAGCCGCCCTTTGATCGAACGCGAGCCGCTGGTGGTTTGGCGCGCCGTGGCCCTGACCTCACTCGCACTCAATCTGGTGCTGTTGATGCTATTGCTTCGCTGA
- a CDS encoding ANTAR domain-containing response regulator, protein MRILLINDTARKVGRLSEALRDAGFEVFDESGLSIDLPARVQSCKPDVILIDSDSPGRDVLEQLCLVSRDQPKPIVMFTDEQDPAIMRQAIQAGVSAYIVEGINSTRLKAILDVAQARFETDQQLRAELQAREQQLNERKRIEKAKGLLMTMKQCSEPEAYTLMRRQAMARQQKLIQVAEQIIAMHEMLND, encoded by the coding sequence ATGCGAATCCTGCTGATCAACGATACCGCCCGCAAGGTCGGTCGCCTGAGCGAGGCACTGCGAGACGCCGGGTTCGAGGTGTTCGACGAATCCGGCCTGTCAATCGACCTGCCGGCCCGGGTGCAGAGCTGCAAGCCGGATGTCATTCTGATCGACAGTGACTCTCCCGGACGCGACGTACTGGAACAACTATGCCTGGTCAGTCGCGACCAGCCCAAGCCGATCGTCATGTTCACCGACGAACAGGACCCGGCCATCATGCGCCAGGCCATTCAGGCCGGGGTCAGCGCCTATATCGTCGAAGGTATCAACAGTACCCGACTCAAGGCCATTCTCGACGTGGCCCAGGCCCGTTTCGAAACTGACCAGCAGTTGCGCGCCGAACTGCAGGCCCGCGAGCAGCAACTCAACGAGCGCAAGCGGATCGAAAAGGCCAAGGGGCTGTTGATGACCATGAAACAGTGCAGCGAACCCGAGGCCTACACCCTGATGCGCCGCCAGGCCATGGCCCGCCAGCAGAAGCTGATCCAGGTCGCCGAGCAGATCATCGCCATGCACGAGATGCTCAACGATTAG
- a CDS encoding CmpA/NrtA family ABC transporter substrate-binding protein, producing the protein MQTDTPKQSDPLAWVAGNDAPEKPVLNIGFMPLTDSASLIVAATQGFAQQYGLSINLKRQNSWASLRDRLLSGELDAAQGLYGLAYGIHLGLGCPATPMAVLMGLNQNGQSINLSRAMLETGVTSGEALARKAHHDGAKLRLAQTFPTGTHAMWLYYWLAAHGVHPLRDVETLVVPPSQMVEHLRAGRIDGFCAGEPWGACAIAEGMGFTLATSQSIWPDHPEKVLCTTAAFAEQYPNTARALVMALLDASRFIDENAANRAGTAQLISASEYVDAPLGALLPRFQGEYDDGNGRVWQDSHPLRFHAGGAVNQPYLSDGIWFMTQFRRWGLLRHDPDYLAVARQVQQTGLYHEAASALGIATAPGDMRSACLMDGIDWDGSNPHDYAHGFKLHALSDDKTLCESC; encoded by the coding sequence ATGCAAACGGATACCCCAAAGCAGTCCGACCCTCTGGCCTGGGTTGCGGGCAACGACGCCCCGGAAAAACCGGTACTCAACATCGGTTTTATGCCCTTGACCGACTCAGCTTCGCTGATTGTTGCCGCCACCCAGGGATTTGCCCAGCAATACGGCCTAAGCATCAACCTCAAACGACAAAATTCCTGGGCAAGCTTGCGTGACAGGCTGCTCAGCGGTGAACTGGATGCCGCTCAGGGCCTGTACGGCCTGGCCTATGGCATTCACTTGGGGCTGGGTTGCCCTGCCACCCCCATGGCGGTGCTCATGGGGCTGAACCAGAACGGCCAGAGCATCAATCTGTCACGCGCAATGCTTGAGACCGGCGTGACCAGCGGTGAGGCACTGGCGCGCAAAGCGCACCACGATGGGGCAAAATTGCGTCTGGCACAGACCTTCCCCACCGGCACCCATGCCATGTGGCTGTATTACTGGCTGGCCGCCCACGGCGTCCACCCGCTGCGCGATGTCGAGACCCTGGTGGTGCCTCCTTCGCAGATGGTCGAGCACCTGCGAGCTGGACGTATCGACGGTTTCTGTGCCGGCGAGCCCTGGGGCGCCTGCGCGATTGCCGAAGGGATGGGCTTCACCCTGGCGACCAGTCAGTCAATCTGGCCGGATCATCCGGAGAAAGTGCTATGCACCACCGCTGCATTCGCCGAACAGTACCCTAACACCGCCCGCGCCCTGGTCATGGCTCTGCTCGATGCCAGTCGGTTCATTGATGAAAACGCTGCCAATCGCGCCGGTACCGCGCAACTGATCAGCGCCAGCGAGTATGTCGACGCTCCCCTGGGTGCCCTGCTCCCACGTTTTCAAGGAGAGTATGATGACGGTAACGGGCGAGTCTGGCAGGATAGCCACCCGCTGCGTTTCCATGCTGGCGGTGCGGTCAACCAGCCCTACCTGTCCGACGGCATCTGGTTCATGACCCAGTTCCGGCGCTGGGGCCTGTTGCGCCACGATCCTGACTATCTGGCCGTGGCTCGTCAGGTTCAGCAGACCGGCCTGTATCATGAGGCAGCCTCGGCGCTGGGCATTGCAACAGCCCCTGGCGACATGCGCAGCGCCTGCTTGATGGACGGCATAGACTGGGACGGTAGTAACCCCCATGACTATGCCCATGGTTTCAAGCTTCATGCCCTGAGTGATGACAAGACGTTATGCGAATCCTGCTGA
- a CDS encoding nitrate/nitrite transporter encodes MNTSFWKAGHAPTLFAAFLYFDLSFMVWYVLGPLAVQIATDLGLTAQERGMMVATPILAGAILRLLLGFLADRTSPKTAGIFGQVVVILALLAAWTLGINSYEQALLLGLGLGFAGAAFAVALPLASQWYPPEHQGKAMGIAGAGNSGTVLAALFAPGLAYLFGWQNVFGLALIPLVATLLIFTLVARNAPQRPKPKAARDYLMALNDRDSWWFMFFYSVTFGGFIGLASALPGYFNDQYGLDPVIAGYYTAACVMAGSLMRPLGGALADRIGGIRSLLFMYSVAAICIALVGFNLSSSFAALALFVAAMLGLGAGNGAVFQLVPQRFHREIGVMTGLIGMAGGVGGFVLAAGLGTIKQHTGDYQLGLWLFAALGVLALIGLSGVKRRWRTTWGSSAVTTARV; translated from the coding sequence ATGAATACAAGCTTCTGGAAAGCCGGCCACGCACCCACGCTGTTCGCCGCTTTTCTCTACTTCGATCTGAGCTTCATGGTCTGGTACGTGCTCGGCCCCCTTGCGGTGCAGATCGCCACCGACCTGGGCCTGACTGCACAGGAACGGGGCATGATGGTAGCCACGCCGATCCTGGCTGGTGCAATTCTCCGACTGCTACTTGGCTTTCTGGCTGATCGCACCTCACCCAAGACTGCCGGCATCTTCGGCCAGGTAGTCGTAATTCTGGCCCTGCTCGCCGCCTGGACGCTGGGTATCAACAGTTATGAGCAGGCGCTGTTGCTTGGCCTGGGCCTGGGCTTTGCCGGGGCGGCCTTCGCCGTCGCCCTGCCGTTGGCCTCGCAATGGTACCCGCCGGAGCACCAGGGCAAAGCCATGGGCATCGCCGGCGCCGGCAACTCCGGTACCGTGCTGGCTGCATTGTTCGCCCCAGGCCTGGCCTATCTGTTCGGTTGGCAGAACGTGTTCGGCTTAGCCCTGATCCCTCTGGTGGCAACCCTGCTTATCTTCACTCTGGTGGCCCGTAACGCTCCACAACGTCCCAAGCCCAAGGCTGCCCGTGACTATCTGATGGCACTGAATGATCGTGACAGCTGGTGGTTCATGTTCTTCTACAGCGTTACCTTCGGTGGCTTCATCGGCCTAGCCAGCGCCCTGCCTGGCTACTTCAATGACCAATACGGGCTCGATCCAGTGATCGCCGGCTACTACACCGCTGCCTGCGTCATGGCCGGCAGCCTGATGCGCCCGCTCGGCGGTGCCCTGGCCGACCGCATCGGCGGTATTCGTTCCCTGTTGTTCATGTACTCGGTGGCCGCCATCTGCATAGCGCTGGTGGGCTTCAACCTGTCCAGCTCGTTCGCCGCACTGGCCCTGTTCGTTGCTGCCATGCTCGGCCTGGGGGCTGGCAACGGCGCGGTTTTCCAGTTGGTACCCCAGCGCTTCCATCGTGAAATCGGGGTCATGACAGGCCTGATCGGCATGGCTGGCGGGGTCGGCGGCTTCGTGTTGGCGGCCGGCCTGGGCACCATCAAACAGCATACCGGCGACTACCAGCTTGGCCTGTGGCTGTTCGCGGCACTCGGCGTACTGGCCCTGATCGGTCTGAGCGGCGTCAAGCGCCGCTGGCGGACCACCTGGGGCTCTTCGGCCGTCACCACGGCCAGGGTCTGA
- a CDS encoding universal stress protein translates to MYNKILLPIDLNHKASWDRALPTALVLCKTYDASLHVVTVMPDFGLPLVGGFFPKEFTDQAKKALTDQFKEFIKEHVPKDIKVQRIVVDGKPYEAILRVSKKLNVDLIVMASHKRKRLEEYLLGTNAMRVVQQSKKSVMIVR, encoded by the coding sequence ATGTACAACAAGATCCTGTTACCCATCGATCTTAACCACAAGGCCTCCTGGGACCGCGCCCTGCCGACCGCACTAGTGCTGTGCAAAACCTATGACGCTTCGCTGCATGTGGTCACGGTGATGCCTGATTTCGGCCTGCCACTGGTAGGCGGCTTCTTTCCCAAGGAGTTCACCGATCAGGCAAAGAAAGCCCTGACCGACCAGTTCAAAGAGTTCATCAAGGAGCATGTGCCCAAGGACATCAAGGTCCAGCGCATTGTGGTTGACGGCAAGCCCTATGAGGCCATTCTGCGGGTCTCGAAGAAGCTCAACGTCGACCTGATCGTCATGGCCTCACACAAACGCAAGCGTCTGGAGGAGTACCTGCTCGGCACCAACGCCATGCGGGTGGTCCAGCAGTCGAAGAAGTCGGTGATGATCGTGCGTTAA